A window of Ranitomeya variabilis isolate aRanVar5 chromosome 2, aRanVar5.hap1, whole genome shotgun sequence contains these coding sequences:
- the LOC143804805 gene encoding uncharacterized protein LOC143804805: MEQVLVRIANVVTDVIFETNRLDIMVREKEAAAERQRMLQPRRRRLWIHPINALRMTRGVYSTLYMELRQNPEKFFNYLRMRQEHFDLLLEQVGDVIQRQDTRMRLAISPAERLMVTLRFLATGESLTSLHYQFRLGVSTISGIVKGTCCVIWDNLHTEYMPLPTRDIWLQSAELFEKLCHFPNCLGTVDGKYIRIAKLAGSGSEFFNYKKYFSIVLMAIADANC; encoded by the exons ATGGAGCAAGTACTTGTGAGGATTGCAAACGTAGTTACCGATGTGatttttgagacaaatcgcctggatattatggttcgggagaaggaggcggcagcagaaagacagaggatgcttcaacctcgacgtcgcagactatggattcatcccattaatgcactgcggatgacccggggtgtatattctactctgtacatggagttgcgccagaacccggagaaattttttaattatcttcggatgaggcaggagcactttgatttgttgctggaacaagttggggatgtcatccaaaggcaggacacacgcatgaggcttgccatttcaccggcggagcggctgatggtgaccctgcg ctTCTTGGCTACAGGAGAATCCCTTACGTCACTACACTACCAGTTCCGCCTTGGAGTTTCAACTATTTCCGGAATTGTAAAAGGCACCTGCTGCGTTATATGGGATAACTTGCACACGGAGTACATGCCACTACCGACaagggacatctggctgcagagtgcagaactgtttgagaaactgtgccatttcccaaacTGCTTGGGTACAGTAGATGGGAAATACATCCGCATAGCCAAACTGGCAGGATCAGGCTCTGAGTTCTTcaattacaagaagtacttttctatcgtactcatggccattgcagatgccaactgctaa